The Achromobacter spanius genome includes the window CGACTTGCACGCCCGCGTCGCGCATGCGCTGGAACAAGGCGTCGGGGGTCTTGATGGTGCCGACGGCATCCACCATCAGCGCCACCTCGGCGCCCCGGTTGCGCGCGGCGATCAAGGCCTCGGCGAAGCGGGCGCCTTCCGCGTCGTCCTCAAAAATGTACGTTTCCATGTGCACGTAGCGGCGGGCCTGCGCGATGGATTGCAGCATGGCCCGATACGTACTGGGCCCGTCCGCCAGCAGCTTGACCCGGTTGCCGGCTGACAGCGGCGCGCCGCTGACGGCTTGCTCCACCGCCAGGTGCCGCGCAAGGAAATCGTCTTTGGGCGTGTCGGGATCCGCCGCAATGCCATGCCCGCGGCGGTAACTGTCGCGGGCCGCGTCAGCGGACAGGCCGGCCTGCGCCTTGCGCGCCTGGCGTTCCTGCGCATCGGGCACGCTGGCGCAACCCGCCGCCACCGTGGCGGCACAGATCAGCAACAGCGCACGTGCCCAACGGCGCGCGCCGGGCAGCCATCCAGGCTTGCCCGGCGCGGATTCAATCCGGCCCTGGGCCGGAGGCGGCTTCACGAGAGAAGCCCGGTTTAACGCCGGCCGCTTGCCACCAGGCACCCCAGCACCGCGCCCAGCAGCGCTGCCACGCCCACCGACTTCCAGGCGTTTTCATGCACGTACTCATCGGCATAAGCTTTGGCGCGATACGCACGTTCGCGCGCCGCACCTTCCCAATCACCCGCGTGGTGGCGGGCTTCGGCCAGTTGCTGCTTCAAGCGCGCGCGCGCGGATTCAATTTCGGAGCCCGTGTAGGAAGCCGTCGAGCGCAAGAGATCTTCAGTTCCGGCGACCAGGTCGCGGAAGCTGTCATTGACCCGATCGCGATGCAGAGCCATCTCGGCGCGTTGGTGCTTTCGATTCATAGTCGCTCCTTGAAAATATTGAGTCCTTGGGACGCCGCCCGCCGCGTGCTTCGACGCACATGGCAACGTCATCCCGTTGACCAGAACTTCATTGTGCCGATCATTCGCCGCCGCCGCTCCAGCTTTCGCAACCAGCCGTAATTCGATATTTCAGCGGACCGAAACTTGCTGGTGCGGTCACAAGGACCCGGGCGCGCGTTTTCCGCCCCCGTTTTCCGATTTCGTAAAAGTCCATTGCATTCAGCGGCTTGGCGCTTGACACCGGAACCCCCCTGGCCGCCACAATAACCCCCTTGCAATGCGCTTCAACTGCCTCAGAAAAAGGAATGAACGCATGGTTTCCCCTTCCGCAGTGCTTGCCCACGCCGCCTCCGACTTCTTCGAGCGCGCATCGTCGGCCCCCAGCCCTGAACAAGCCGAACTGCGGGACGGCCTGCTGGACGATCCCGCCCATATCGACCCCAAGTACCTTTACGACGCGCTGGGCTCATCGCTGTTCACCGCAATCACCCAATTGCCCGAGTACTACCCCACGCGGTGCGAAGCGGAGATTTTCCAGCGTCATGGCCAGGACATCGCGCGCCATGTCGGGCCGGTGCAATCCATGATCGACCTGGGCGCCGGCGATTGCGTGAAAGCCGAACGACTGTTTGCTCGGCTTCGACCCAAGCATTACATTCCGATCGATATTTCTGCCGACTACCTGCAGACCGCAGTCGAACGACTACGGCTGTCGTACCCGGATCTGAACATCACGCCGGTCGGCCAGGATTTTTCGCAGGTGCTGGCTCTGCCTGCCGGCGTGCCTGAAGCACAGCGGCTGTTCTTCTACCCCGGTTCCAGCATCGGCAACCTTAGCCCCGAAGACGCGCACGCCATGCTGCAACGTATCCGCACGCAATGTGAAGGCGGTGGCTTGTTGCTTGGTGTGGACCGCGTCAAGCCCAAGCAGGTGCTTGAACCCGCCTACGACGACGCCCTGCACCTTACCGCCGCCTTCAATCTGAATCTGCTGCGGCACGTCAACACCGTGCTGGACACCGATTTCGATGTGGCGGACT containing:
- a CDS encoding DUF883 family protein — encoded protein: MNRKHQRAEMALHRDRVNDSFRDLVAGTEDLLRSTASYTGSEIESARARLKQQLAEARHHAGDWEGAARERAYRAKAYADEYVHENAWKSVGVAALLGAVLGCLVASGRR
- the egtD gene encoding L-histidine N(alpha)-methyltransferase: MVSPSAVLAHAASDFFERASSAPSPEQAELRDGLLDDPAHIDPKYLYDALGSSLFTAITQLPEYYPTRCEAEIFQRHGQDIARHVGPVQSMIDLGAGDCVKAERLFARLRPKHYIPIDISADYLQTAVERLRLSYPDLNITPVGQDFSQVLALPAGVPEAQRLFFYPGSSIGNLSPEDAHAMLQRIRTQCEGGGLLLGVDRVKPKQVLEPAYDDALHLTAAFNLNLLRHVNTVLDTDFDVADWRHVALFNSARSRVEMHLEALRAVRVCWPGGEREFRPGERIHTENSYKFTPQAFSDLLQSAGFHDIAHWSDSRGWFSVFSARA